A window of Candidatus Nealsonbacteria bacterium genomic DNA:
GCCTAACGGTTTGCCAATAATTTCTTCGTATTTTATGGGAGGATCGTTGGTGTTGTTGGCATCGCCCTTAGTCACGAAAGTATCCTCATCCATTTGTATAATCCTGTGGATAGTAAAACCCTTTGGATTTTTATAAACGACTATGTCTCCTACTTTAATATCTTCTTTATTATTAATTCCTTTTATTAAGATAAAATCTCCTTTCTTTAAAGAAGGCCACATAGAGCCAGAAGTAATGGTAGCCATCGGATGCTCTGTTTTTAAGACAAAAGCTAAACCCTTAGGAATTCCATAAACCAAACCAACTAAAATGGCGATATATAAAATCCAACCTGCTATATTTTTCAAAAACTTTTTCATAGACCCTCGCAACCTTTAAATTTTTAGCTGACAGAGGCCCGGTCTCTGTTTTTTATGGTTAGAATAGTTTTGGCAGTCTGAAAATCCAAACCCGGCCTGAATATTGTTTTATTTCAGCTGAAGGTGGGATTTGAATCTCAAAAGATAATTTCACTTCTTCTCCGGGTTTCAAAGTAAATAGGTTTTTATTTACTTTGACCAGATCAGTTATTTCGCCAAACTGCCAGACAACAACAAAAGTTGAAATCCCTCCTCCGCTCTTTAGGGTTACATATCTTGTCATGCCGTTGTTCCTGGATAAATCTCCGAAATCCAATTTATCTGCCAAAGGATTCAATCCCATTATATTCTCCCCTTCCACCACATTAATCACCATTTTGTATTTGGCGGCATTGATAACCTGAACAACAACAATCAAAGATAAAATTACCCCAATAACTATTAATATTTTTTTTATTATAGACATATTCACTTTAATATTTTTAATTCTTCCCTCCGACCTTTTACCATTCCATTCTATCACACAGAGATGTCTTTTTCATTTCTTTTATAAAAGGTGGGGGTTAATTGTTAATCACTCCGCCGGCAAGGAATCCGACGGAATCCATTAACAATCAACTAAGCTTAATCTATCCACTCACTAATTCCAGTCACTTCGATCCATAAATCGCAACCAAAAATTTGACTTTCTAATTCAGGATCAAGTTCCCAACCGTAATGAGTCCAATCCTGGGCGCACATCCCTTCAAAACAAGGAACATTTAAATCAATGATCCAGTTATCTATGATATCCTGCTCTGATTCAGCTAAACGACCAATGGCTACTTGTCCTGGGTCATGGAAAGCTGGAACACCAGTGTCGTTATCTGGAGTACCGTCAGGAGTTTTTGACAAATAAGCACATAAATCAGGATAGGCTGGAATTAACAGAACATAAAAGGTGTTAACATCATTCCAATCCAATCCTACTGGATATGGATTATAAGTCCCATCTACATTTGCTGCTCCCCCTATTTTAAGCTCATCTCCTGCTTCTGGAGCTATTGAAGCTAAAGGTATCTTCCATTCGGAAACTCTACGACCTCCACCGAAAAGAGTCTTTGTTTCAAGGTCTCCTGGTAAACTCATCACTTGTGTTCCATTTATAACCCATTCTGTTTGCCAGCCATCACTTAATCCAGAACTTACGCAAGGATTATCAGGAACAGGAGTTGTAAACGCGCAAGCATCTGCGCCTGTTTGAAACACAATGTCATAAGGCTTGCCCCATGGACCAGGGCCAGGATTGATATTAAGACCCTGCTGATCATTACCACTAGTATTCTGTCCCAAACGAGCATCTGTGGAATCAAGAATATCAAATGCGGCATACAGATAATTGGTATCTGCCATCATGGAAACAGTTCCTTTTCCATTTGCTACAGTTACTACTGATGCCTCATCCCATTCTCCTGCGTCGATTACGCCATCAATAGTGGGTGCTGTAATAGGCATTGGTTTTGGTTTTTGTTTGATGACATATTCAACGTCATCAACTCTATCTTCCGCCAGAAAAGAACCGCTCAAAGCAATTTCTAAAGGAAACTCTAAATATTCTTGAGGAAACACAGTACCGAAATCTATGTGTTCCACCGCTACCGAAAGTGCATTCTCAATCCTGGCTGTGACATTGATGACATGAGCCTCGTAAGCTGAAAGAACTGCTACTCCGCCAGCTACGGCCACAACAGCGACCAAACCTAATATAATTTTCTTTTTCATAATTTTTAAAATTTTCAATTAATATTTTAACTTCTTTTCGACCTTTAGATTTTTATTTTCCTGCCCTTCACCTTTAGCTAAAGGTGAAGGGTTAATCGCTAATCCTTCCGCCGGCAAGGAATCCGGCGGAATCCATTAACAATCAAAGGTTAATCCTATGATCCTGTCCATTCACTAAAATCGTATACTTCAATCCACAAATCACAACCAAACACTTCACCATTTAATTGAGCTGGTAGTTCCCAACCAAAATGTGTCCAGTCTTGAGCACATTCTCCGTCAAAACATGGAACATCCAAGTCAATTACCCATAGATCAGCGTCGTCATTTACTGACTGAACTAAATAACCATAGGCCATTTCGTCTGGGTTATGGAAAGCATCAATACCACAGTCATAATATGAAGTTCCATCAGCGAGTACTCCGGCACATTGATCTGTTGCCATACTATTGTCAGTTTCTGCTTTATGTTTCGAAAGATAAGGACACAAAGTCGGGTAACAGTTGTCTAGGTCAAGAACGCTTGCGGCACAATAGTCATGCCAAGTGTCAAATCCTTCTGGTACTGGATTGTCAGGATTTTTTGGCTTTGGCTTCTGTTTAATGACATATTTTACATCATCTAATCTATCTTGCGCTAGAAATGAATCACTCAAAGAAATAAGAATTTCTTTCTCAAGATATTCCTGTGGGAATACAGTACCAAAGTCAATTGGAGTCGTGTCAACATATAAAGCATTCTCAATCTTGGCTGTTACGTTGATGATGTGAGCCTCATAAGCTGAAAGAGCTGCTACTCCACCAGCTACGGCCACGACAGCAACCAAACCTAATAGAATTTTCTTTTTCATTTTTGTGTTTTTATTAATTGGTTTATTATGATTCGACCTTTATTTATCCTCCCAAATTTTGAGAAAAACTTGGGAGGGCTTGGTTTTTAAACCTGAACCCTACTCCGACCCAAGCACATAACTCGTTATATGCTCGGTTCGGGACCTTGGCCCCGAACTCTTTTGAGTCGGGGCACGGCCCAGGACAAAGCCCAAGCTTCGCTTTTCTTAAAATAAAAAAAACGAAGCCTAAGCTCCGCTAACAAAAAACAAAATTTGAGGAAGTGAATTGAGGAAATTTATTTATCTGATATAAAAACAGCATTACTTATCTATCTAGTTCCTCCTCTAGATAGGTTGCAGAAATACTTTACAAGACTATAATAATATAATCACTTTTTATCGGTTAAGTCAATAAAAAGTTATCCACAGATTATTCGCTTTATTCAAGAGAGATTTTCTTTGGGCACACTTGTTAGGGAGGAAATCACACTAACTCGGTGCCCAAAGAAAATCTCTCTTTTTTTTAATTCCTAGAAATATCTTAAACTAAATGAAAAAACCACCGCTCTCCTCTATCCCTCCTTTCACGTCTATTCTCAATATTATAGTCTGTAGTTACTCTTATCCCTCCTTAATTCTTTAAGTGTCCTACCTGTAATGACCTACCATTGTTTGGTGGTTAAATGGGTTTAATCCCATATCTATTTTCTACCAGACCAAGAAACCTTGTCAAGGCTTCGACGGGCTCAGCCTTGACCCCGCACATTTAGCTAAAGGTGAAGGGCGAAGAATCCTAAAACAAGAGGGACACCCGAAGATGTCCCTTTTGATGTCCCATTTGGGATATATTAATGTACAATTCTTTCGTTTATCTTTAGAGGCGGTATCCTCCTCTTCCTCTTGTCGCCTCTCCGGCGGCCTGCATCACATGGGTTGCTCTCGTCCCCATCGAGACAATTCTTCCTGGTGTCCGGGGTCTTCTTCCGTTCGTCGGTAGTAGAACTGGTTTATTGTCAGCGCGAGGGCAGTTGTCGGTGATACACCGTTCCACCCTCTGGCCAGAAGGATTCTTGAACACCTCCAGCACAAGACCACAGACGTCACAGGACCGCTGAGCTCTTCTCATTACCGACAGATCCCTTTCAAGGCTTCTAACGCGGGTTTCTCGTGGAGTTGTGGGCCGAAATTTCTTACTTCATACTAATCCCCCTTTCTGATAGGATACAAAACCTTCGAAAACAAAACGATTTTTTAATATATCAAATATAAAGAACCTTGTCAAGGCTTCATAATAGAAAAACACAAAAGACCCTTCACCTTTAGCTAAAGGTGAAGGGTCTTGTATTATTATTCCAAGAAAATTTACTTTAATTCAACCTGGGCTCCTGCTGCTTCGAATTTCTTTTTCATCTCTTCTGCCTCCTCTTTTTTAACATTTTCTTTAACCATCTGGGGAGCAGAAGCTGCAGCATCAACTAAATCTTTAGCGTCTTTTAGGCCTTTCTCGGTAACATCTCTGACTACTTTAATCACTTCTATTTTTTGACTGCCTATGCTTTTCAGCTCAACATTAAATACAGATTTTTCTTCTACGGCCGGGGCCTCACCTGCTGAGGGAGCTACAGCCATAACCGGAGCTTGAGCAGAAACTCCGAATTTTTCTTCTAAAATTTTAACTAACTCGGCCAAATCCAAAACCGACATTTTCTCGATTTCTTCGACTAATTTCTTAAATTTCTCCGGAACCTTAACTTCCTTTTTCTTTTCTTCTTTTGACTCCTCTTTTTTTTCTTCGACCATAATATTAGTAAACAAGGAACAGACAACAGTTAACAAAATTTTCGTTAGTTACTACTATCCGCTATTCCTTGTTTTAGTTTATTTATTTTCGACCAAATGATTTTACCTATTTCTTCGGCTAATTGTATAATTTTTTCGTAATCAATTTTTGTAATATATTTTTCTCTGTGGGCAAAATATAAAAGGTATTTTGTTTCTTTTAATGATGCGTAAGATACTTCTAAGAATCTCACATATTCCTTTGGTCTCTGTCGAGCGAAACCTTCAATAATATTTAAAGGAATTGAAAGTGCTGATCTTTGGACTTGAGAAGTTAAGCCGAAAAGTTCTGATTTTGGAAACTTTTTAGAAACCTGATAGACCTGGAAAGCTAATTTATCTGCCTTTTCTAGTAAAATATTTTTAGTTTGCTCCTTGCTCACTGTTTACTGTTAACTGTTTTAAGACATAAACTAATCCTCTTAAATTCCCTTGTAAAACATTTACTAAACCAGAAATTGGATTAGAAATGCTTCCGACCAATCTTGCCAATAACTCTTCTCTGCTTGGCAATTGGGCTAAAGTCATAATCTCTTCCTGGTCGATAAATTTTCCATCAAAAAAACCAGATAAAATCTTTAGATTTTCATTAGTTTGGGAAAACTGATAAGTCTTTTTTAGAGGAGAAAGTGAATCTTTGAAAGCACAAACTAAGGCAATCTCTCCCTTTAAATCTTTCTCTAATTTTAAACCGGCCTTTTCCAGAACTAATTTAATCAAGGTTTTCTTCGCCACTTTTAGCTGACCCTCAACCTCTTTTATCTTTGTTCTGAGAACAAATAAATCTTTAACTTTCAGGCCTTTAAGATCGACAAAAACAATTGATTTCTGGTGATCAATTTTTTCTTTTAAATCATCTATAATATTTTGTTTTTGAGCTTTAGTTAAGGCCATAAGTTAATTAACAGAGAACAGAGAACAGAGAACAAAAAATAAAAAATGCCTGCTTCCGCAGACAAAATTGCTAACTGTTATTTGCTAACTGTTAACTTTTTAATCCTCGGTAGGATTTATCTGCCGTAGAGGCAGACCTACTGTCTGTGGATACTAATTTGAGTATAAGCTTTCTTATTCTTTTGTCAACCCCCCACACCTTTGGCTAAAGGTGAAGGGCAAGCCCAATTATTCTTTTTTTAGTGCTTCAATTATAGCTTCGGCAAATTTTTTGGCAGAAGCCGGGCCATCGGCCGTAATAATTTTTCCGTCTATCACTACCGGTTCTGAATGATATTCGGCGCCCTCTTCCTTTAGAATTTTAACGGCCGACTTATCCATTATATTTGACCAAACAGTGGCCTGTTTTCCGGAAAGCACTCCAGCTCTTGCCAAAATGGCAGGCGCTATACAAATTGCTCCCAAAACCATAGCACTGTCAGCAACTTCCCTGGCAATCTGGCGAGCCTGAGGATCATCAATATATTTTGCAGCTCCCGGTCCGCCGATAAATAAAACGGCGTTGTAATCACCAACCTTGAGCTCATCTAAAGTTAAATCTATTTTTACTTCCCCGCCCATCTTGCCAATGGCCCCACCCAAAGAAGTGCTAACCGTAGTAATATTAGCTCCGGCCATTTCCAGGGTTTGTTTGGGAATAAAATATTCTTCATCTCGAAATTCCCTGAAGGCAATAATCATGGCAATTTCCCTATTTTCTAATGGTTTAGGCATAATTCAGAAAATAGTAAACAGTAAACAAAGAATAGTATTCGTTATTCATTATTATCTGTTATTGAAGATATTTTGCTTTGGCGATATTGTGTTCTTCTAAGGTCCTGCTGAATATGGTTTGGCCTTCTGGTGTAGACAGATAATACCAAAACACGATCACATGGTTTCCCCCGACCCCCCTCTTTTAGAAACCCACGGCACTTCGTCCTGAGCTCAGTGTCGAAGGATTTCTAACGCTCACTTCGCTCACTGTTTTCCTACACGGGGGAAACCGATTTTTGGTATTATTTTAAAAATTTTGCTTTGGCGATATTATGCTCTTCTAAGGTCCTGCTGAATATGGTTTGGCCTTCTGGTGTAGACAGATAATACCAAAAATCGCTATCTTTAGGATACAACGCAGCCTCAATGCTTTCAAGTCCGGGATTACAGATTGGACCCAAGGGAAGCCCCGGGTATTTATAAGCATTATAAGGAGAATCAATTTTGGTTTCCTCTTTCGAAATTCTGGTTGTCTTTTTCCCGGTAATGTAAGCGATAGTGGCATCAACTTGCAAAGGAATTCCCGCCTTTAATCTTTTCCATAAAACCCCGGAAACCAGCTTTTTGTCTTCAAAAGTTCTTACTTCTTTTTCAATTAAAGAGGCCATGGTAATTATTTCAAAAATAGATTTTTTTTGCCGAGAAATTTCATTTCTTAAGTCTGGAGTCAGTTTTTTGTCAAAATTATTAAACATTTTTCTGATAATACTTTCCAAGCTCTCTCCTTTCTGGGTCTGATAAGTATCCGGGAATAAATAGCCTTCCAATCCTAAATTTTTTGGCTTATCTCTCAGAAAACTGAACTCAATCGAAAAATCTTCTGGCTTTGGCAGATCGGTTGTTTTTGAATAATCAATCAAGGGAAAACCAACTATCTCAAAGAGCTCTTCTGCCTGAAACATTCCCCTATTCTCAAGATACGAACCAATATCTCTTAAATTCCAACCTTCAATAATAGTAATCTCTTTTTTGATCACTTTACCTGAAACAAATTTCTCTGTAATTTCGGGAACAGCCATCGAGGGTGAAAGTAAATATTCGCCAGCCTGAAGATCTCCTGAGATTCCTTTGTAAAGAGTATAAAAACGAAAAAAAGGCCCTGATTTAATAAAGCCCTGTTTCTCTAAATTAAAAGAGATTTCTTTTGTTCCTTCTCCTGTTTTAATTATAAATATTTCTTCTATTTGGGAATTAACGTCTTTTGGTGAATAAATTCCGTACCACAAAAAACCAATAAAAATTAATATTAGAGATAAAAATAAAAGAAATGAAAGAAAATTTTTTTTCATAAGATTCAATCAATTTTGTGCAAGTGGTCTTAATTTTTTTCTTCAATTAGCGGGACAAAGGTAAAGCCGGGATATTCGACTTCTTTAAAACTATTCTCTGATTCTTTTATTAATAACCAGATTGAAGAACCAATGGGGGCAACAATTCTGCCTCCAATTTTCAATTGTTCTTTCCAGGCTTGAGGAACTTCTCTTGCCGAAGCAGAAGTTAAAATTCTATCAAACGGAGCTTCTTCCCGATAGCCTTTTGAACCATCAGCTACGATAAATTTAGCTATTCCTTTTTCAATAAAATTGTATCTGGAGATATTCCTTTCGCCAAATTCCTTTAATTCTGGCACTATTTCAATCGCAAAAACCTTGCCTTTCTCTCCGACTATATTAGCCAACAAAGCGGTCGTCCAGCCAGATCCAGACCCTACATCTAAAATTTTATTTCCGAGTTCCGGCTGTAAATGTTCTAACATAAAAGCCACCACTAAGGGCTGGGAAATAGTTTGGGAAAAGCCTATGGGCAAAGCCTCGTTTATCTCAGATAGGTCCTTCATATCTTCCGGTAAAAAGTCGACTCTTTTAATTTCCTGAAAAGCCTCAATTATCCCGGGAGTTTTTAAGTAACCTTCTCTGATTAAAGAATCTATTAAATACATTTTCTAATTATAGCATGAAATATTAGTATAAACCCCGTTAAAGATTATAAGGGCAGAGAAAAAGCACAAAGCAAACAAATCTCTAACGGGGTAAATAAAAAAAACGCTTTGAAACGCTTTTTATACTCACTCTTGATAATTGCTTATTTATAATTAATTCTTTTTTAAAACTCTCTTCAATCCGGGAAGGAAAAGTTTAAAAATATCAAAAGAACCATATTCATCTATAAATTCTTTAGCCTCCTTATAATTCCCTATAGCTAAATGATACTCAAGAATATGAGAAAGTTCGTCAATACAAATAAAAAGTTTTGTAAAATTAGGCCAGGAGATGCCTTTTTTTATCTCTATTGCTCCTTCTTTTAAATAGAAATTTTGAGCTATAGCTGAACCGAACGCAGAATGTGAAGTCTCGGGGTTTTTTA
This region includes:
- the mltG gene encoding endolytic transglycosylase MltG — protein: MKKNFLSFLLFLSLILIFIGFLWYGIYSPKDVNSQIEEIFIIKTGEGTKEISFNLEKQGFIKSGPFFRFYTLYKGISGDLQAGEYLLSPSMAVPEITEKFVSGKVIKKEITIIEGWNLRDIGSYLENRGMFQAEELFEIVGFPLIDYSKTTDLPKPEDFSIEFSFLRDKPKNLGLEGYLFPDTYQTQKGESLESIIRKMFNNFDKKLTPDLRNEISRQKKSIFEIITMASLIEKEVRTFEDKKLVSGVLWKRLKAGIPLQVDATIAYITGKKTTRISKEETKIDSPYNAYKYPGLPLGPICNPGLESIEAALYPKDSDFWYYLSTPEGQTIFSRTLEEHNIAKAKFLK
- a CDS encoding 50S ribosomal protein L7/L12, producing the protein MVEEKKEESKEEKKKEVKVPEKFKKLVEEIEKMSVLDLAELVKILEEKFGVSAQAPVMAVAPSAGEAPAVEEKSVFNVELKSIGSQKIEVIKVVRDVTEKGLKDAKDLVDAAASAPQMVKENVKKEEAEEMKKKFEAAGAQVELK
- a CDS encoding four helix bundle protein, yielding MSKEQTKNILLEKADKLAFQVYQVSKKFPKSELFGLTSQVQRSALSIPLNIIEGFARQRPKEYVRFLEVSYASLKETKYLLYFAHREKYITKIDYEKIIQLAEEIGKIIWSKINKLKQGIADSSN
- a CDS encoding signal peptidase I — its product is MKKFLKNIAGWILYIAILVGLVYGIPKGLAFVLKTEHPMATITSGSMWPSLKKGDFILIKGINNKEDIKVGDIVVYKNPKGFTIHRIIQMDEDTFVTKGDANNTNDPPIKYEEIIGKPLGSNQKPFRIPILGNIGIFIGQKIL
- the pcm gene encoding protein-L-isoaspartate O-methyltransferase; translated protein: MYLIDSLIREGYLKTPGIIEAFQEIKRVDFLPEDMKDLSEINEALPIGFSQTISQPLVVAFMLEHLQPELGNKILDVGSGSGWTTALLANIVGEKGKVFAIEIVPELKEFGERNISRYNFIEKGIAKFIVADGSKGYREEAPFDRILTSASAREVPQAWKEQLKIGGRIVAPIGSSIWLLIKESENSFKEVEYPGFTFVPLIEEKN
- a CDS encoding DJ-1/PfpI family protein — protein: MPKPLENREIAMIIAFREFRDEEYFIPKQTLEMAGANITTVSTSLGGAIGKMGGEVKIDLTLDELKVGDYNAVLFIGGPGAAKYIDDPQARQIAREVADSAMVLGAICIAPAILARAGVLSGKQATVWSNIMDKSAVKILKEEGAEYHSEPVVIDGKIITADGPASAKKFAEAIIEALKKE
- a CDS encoding 50S ribosomal protein L10, with amino-acid sequence MALTKAQKQNIIDDLKEKIDHQKSIVFVDLKGLKVKDLFVLRTKIKEVEGQLKVAKKTLIKLVLEKAGLKLEKDLKGEIALVCAFKDSLSPLKKTYQFSQTNENLKILSGFFDGKFIDQEEIMTLAQLPSREELLARLVGSISNPISGLVNVLQGNLRGLVYVLKQLTVNSEQGAN